AGGCCGTAGCCTCGCGCCTGCTCATCGGGGAGAACGGACGCATCAGCGGGGTGGAGTTCAAGCGCTACGAGAGCGAGGGGTCGACGCAGTACGCGACCTACACCGCCACGGGGACGCTGTACATCCTGGCGGCGCACTCCGTGGAGAGCGCCAAGCTGCTGTTGGCCTCCGGCGCGGCCAACTCGAGCGACCAGGTGGGGCGGAACCTGATGGACCACCCCTTCTTCCTCACGTGGGCGCTCAATCCCACGCCGGTCGGGGCCTTTCGCGGACCGGGGCAGACGTCGGAGATCCCATCGTTCCGCGATGGCCCGTTCCGCTCGGAGTTCGCCGCCTTCCGCATCGACCTCGGGAACTGGGGGTGGGACATTGCCACCTTCCCGCCTAACTCCAACGTGCAGATCGCAGCGTCGCAGAACGTCTTTGGCCGGAAGATGCGGCAGCAGCTCGGCGACCAGATCCCCCGCCAGCTGCGCGTGGGGTACGTCATGGAGCAGCTCCCCGAGCCGGCCAACCGCGTCACCATCGACCGCGAGTTCATGGATCCGATCGGGTGCTATCGCCCCGTGATCCACTACAACATCTCGGACTACACGCGCGAAGGGATGGTGTCGGCCAACAAGATCTCGAACGCCCTCTTCCGCGCCATGGGGATCAAGGACGACGACATCTTCACCCACTTCACTCCCGATTCCCCGGGCTACATGACCTATCGCACCAGGGAGGGCGAGGTGGTGCCGTTGTCGTTCTACGGGTCGGGGCACCACATGGGGACCCATCGCATGGGGGTGAGTCGCACCGACTCGGTCACCGATCGCCACTCGCGCAGCTGGGACCACGAGAACCTGTATGTCGTCGGCTGCGGGAGCATGCCGACGGTCGGCTCGGCCAACCCCACGCTCACCGCCGTGGCCCTGGGGCTCATGGCGGCCGACGACATGCTCACTCAACTCGGCTGAGGCGACCGATGCCCATCGACTCGATCGAGAGCCTCCGCACGCACCTGCAGTGGGCGCTCGAGCTGGAACACTCGACCATCCCGCCGTACCTGTGTGCCCTGTATTCCATTCCCGAGGGGACCAACCCGGTGGCGACGGCGGTGGTGCGCAGCGTGGTGATGGAGGAGATGCTCCACATGACGCTCGCCGCGAACGTCCTCAATGCAGTGGGAGGGACACCGCGCCTGGCGGAGTCACGCCTGGTGGCGAAGTATCCCGCGTACCTCCCGCATTCCGACAAGCGCGTGCACGTGCACCTGCTCCCGCTCTGTCGCGAGGCGTTGGAGACGTTTCTCCTCATCGAACGCCCGGCCCCCGCCGGTGCCCCGCCGCAGTCGAACCGCTACGACACCATCGGCCAGTTCTACGAGGCCATCGAGATCGGCCTGCGGGCGATGGTCGAACAGCACGGCGCGTCGGCGGTGTTCAAGGGGAAGCGGTCGCACCAGGTGCAACCCGCGACGTGGTACTACGGCGGCGGCGGACAGGTGATCGAAGTGCACAACCTCGACACGGCACTCGCCGCACTGGGCGAGATCACGGAACAGGGCGAAGGGTACGACGGCGGGATCA
Above is a window of Gemmatimonadota bacterium DNA encoding:
- a CDS encoding GMC family oxidoreductase, translated to MTLPQGSYDAVIIGAGPVGVTIAKTLTDQGKRVLLLEAGRASGLSYDGWLSYVDTYRSALVKEPNSPYPPNANAQSTYGQDILNLHKRVPILSGYQVEKGPLAFGSTYLRSLGGTSLHWLGTCPRMVPADFRMKSEYGVGVDWPLTYDELQDYYCKAEWMLGVSANKEEQEHFGIWFPDGYDYPMERIPPSYSDTVYAKGAARATVRLGDREYGMSVTSLAQARNSVPRAGYTPRGAVGAPHVGQRCEGNASCIPICPVQAKYSALRTLNEMDANFYTLVTQAVASRLLIGENGRISGVEFKRYESEGSTQYATYTATGTLYILAAHSVESAKLLLASGAANSSDQVGRNLMDHPFFLTWALNPTPVGAFRGPGQTSEIPSFRDGPFRSEFAAFRIDLGNWGWDIATFPPNSNVQIAASQNVFGRKMRQQLGDQIPRQLRVGYVMEQLPEPANRVTIDREFMDPIGCYRPVIHYNISDYTREGMVSANKISNALFRAMGIKDDDIFTHFTPDSPGYMTYRTREGEVVPLSFYGSGHHMGTHRMGVSRTDSVTDRHSRSWDHENLYVVGCGSMPTVGSANPTLTAVALGLMAADDMLTQLG
- a CDS encoding ferritin-like protein, which codes for MPIDSIESLRTHLQWALELEHSTIPPYLCALYSIPEGTNPVATAVVRSVVMEEMLHMTLAANVLNAVGGTPRLAESRLVAKYPAYLPHSDKRVHVHLLPLCREALETFLLIERPAPAGAPPQSNRYDTIGQFYEAIEIGLRAMVEQHGASAVFKGKRSHQVQPATWYYGGGGQVIEVHNLDTALAALGEITEQGEGYDGGITDGDGRFDDVDELAHYYRFNELLLGRRYEPSDTEASGPTGDDLPVDWDVIAPMAPDPRSAKYRAYPTIHRQMVAFNRIYTRLLHQLQAAFTGTPSALRDAAPIMYELRYQAEALMRIPSPLHPGQTVGPAFEWDAHAMKR